Within Paramormyrops kingsleyae isolate MSU_618 chromosome 24, PKINGS_0.4, whole genome shotgun sequence, the genomic segment AGATGAAAAAGTCCCAGCTCAAGGGAAAAGGTAGTGTTAAAAAACAGAACGACGGTCGAGACTGCGGGGGCGGAAAGTATAGCGCCTCACTAAGCACTTCAGCGGTCGGATGGGGTGATATAGACAGCCCGCGGATAACCACAGAAAGACCCGGAACATCTAAAAGCTCTGCGGCCAGGGGTGTCATCTCCGTTAGCTGTCAAACTGGCAAGGCAGGGTTTTCAAATGTCATCTCAGAAAGCCGTATGTACGGCGAGCTACCGGATCTCTCTTCGCTGATTTCCTCTAACGTCACCCGCCAGCCGATTACCGGTGTTACTGACGCTCACGATGACCCGCTAACGGTAGAAACGGCGGGCGACATAACGATCTGCTTAAGCCGGGTGCCTCTTCGCCCTCTCTCAATAAGCCCGAAGATCAAGACCGAAGCTGGGCCTGCGATTTTGGTCAAAGCAGAAGCTGACTGCAGGGACTTGAATCACACCATACCGCCTTCTGAAGGAGGTAGCCAGTCCGTGATGCTTGGGATTTAAATTCTTATCTATACATAAAAGAAACATATGTATCTAGATATGTGGCGTTTTGTTTGTATCGTGGGTgtgatttaataaacataaacaatgtgtttataaatatgTGTTCTTGTACAGTGTTGAGGAAATTACagaagtaatccattacagacagaggtggaaagttcaggtccagcaAGTATACaaatctagaccaagattttgtttcaaccagccggtcgaacataaagagtcacagagtgcTCAGCAgattggctgaaacaaaatcttggtctggatttgttccttctggacctgaactttccctctgtctgtaatggatttaTTTcatgagtaacttccccaacacgcTATGTTTTCTTGTATTGTCTGTATGAGAATTTCTTCTCTTTTTAATTACTAGTTTTATTTTCTCAAAAGGATTTTCTGAAATGTCTTGGAGTAAAGACAgaaatgaaaaaattaaaaaacccATGAATGCTTTTATGGTGTGGGCAAGAAATCACAGACGCGAGCTGGCCAAGGACAACCCAAACGCCAACAACACAGAAGTCAGTGTGCTGCTCGGACTAAAGTGGAGCAAGATGTCCAAGGAGGAGAAGATGCCTTTTTatgaggaggcttggaagataAAACAGCAGTACAGACAGGAGGTCCCTGGTAATGAACGAGTAACTAAATTCAGCCCCCTTCTATGGCTGTCAACTTATTTTTAATCTAAATTATCAAGTTCATCATGGATTTTCAAGAGAATTAATCTTACTGTGAAATGGAAAAAAcaaagctgttttgtaaatattgACATTTACAATTTATGGTCAATTATAAGCTGCTGATATTTTGTATTGAATATGACTATATTTCCCCAATGTGTTGCAAACAAATTAGGATACACTTCTAAAAAGCTGAATTCCTAATCAGGAAATGTAGTATGTACATATGTATTTTAATAACTCTGTTcagctgtgtgttttttttttttgctatgtTCACATCTTTAAAGATTTGACTTATCAGGCAAGGCCTGGAGAGAGAAACATCTACTTTCCTGGTAAGACTAGCTCAACAGCTTCCAGTAATTCCCAAGATCCCAAAGATCCATCTGTAGCATGTGGGTCAGGGTCTGCATGCTATTCTCCATTTCCCACTGCTTCAACCAGCAAAAGCTCAACTGCAGAAAACAGTTTTACTAAAGGTAATTCCTACAAGCTGCTTATATGTGTAAAACATGCAAAGTGTGATATATCAGATGTGTtcagtatccatccatccattttccaaatcGCTTATCCTTtttgggttgcggggggtccggagcctatccccgAATCTACGAGCATGAGGCgggaaacaacccaggacggggggccagcccatcgcagggcacactcacacaccattcacttacacatgcatacctatgggcaatttagttaCCACCCCCTGTGTTGAGTATATTATTGACTATTTCACAGCCTGACTGGTAAATTAAACTTAGTTTGATGTATATTTATTAAGCTTGCAATTTAAAACTGTGTGGTTGTACCAGAAAATATACAATCAAACCATCCACCCATCTGTCTGTTTTCTGTAACTGCGTATCCTATTCAAGGTCACAGGGGGTCgggagccaatcccagaggctatgggtaTGAGGCAGGAACAACCCCAGGTAgggcaccagcccattgcagggcacagaaATTGTAcaatttcatttcaaaatgacaGGGAAATTAGTCAATGACATTGATTATGAAAACCCATCAATTTTTACTTTAGACTTGTTATTTATGGAATTTTGTTATGTTCATATAGTTATTTAACACATATTTCTATCTAATATCTAACAGAATGCAATACACTGTATATCCAGTGTATTGCATCAAAAGTGTGGGCCTTTTTTTACTCAAAAAAGTAATGTGTGCAGCATTTGTCAAGCAGGGATGCTGTTTCACAGCAGTACTTTATgcacaaacatttttaaaatctctATAGCCCTGATTAACTATAGTTAATACTTATGCAACtttttaaggaaaaataaatgcTAAATATGATGTGAACATTCAGGTTCAAGTGTATTGTGccattatttaaatttatttctCATTAAAAGAGAATTAGCTGATTAATCCCAAAACTGTATATAATATGGCATATAAAAAATCACTGGTTGCAGCACATTAaaagctgtcagaaaaaaaaaacatttaaagtgCAAATTCTTATTACCTCATTTCCTTAAAGCAAAAAGAAACGTTTACGTCAATGGATATGTGGGATTTgtcataattttaataacagatttgtttcttttagGACATAGCAGGAATTTTGTCCTTCAGGATTCTAAGAACGCACAGACCAGCAAGTCAGCCACTGTCTTATTTTACAGTGGAGACCTGCCTTCAACATTCCGTACTAAGCAGCCTGCACAGACTGAGGCCAGTGGTTACATGGACATATCTGGTGCCCTGTCATTCTCTCAGGTGGCAGGGCAGACAACACATGAGCAAGTCCATAAGAAAGCTAACAGTCAGCCTCTTAGCAGTCCTTCCCTGCAGCTGTACAGAGATTTGTCTTATATAAGCATGCAGCCTTCTTCCAGAGGTCTGCAGTGGCCAAGCCTTTACAAAATCAATCCTCATATATATCCTATAATGCCACACTCATCCAAAATCATTTCCCCTGCTGGCTTACTGTTCCCTCCACCTCTGTTCATGGCTGCTCCACAGTTCTACGCTGGAGGGTAAGAATTTGGAGACAATATGAAGGCAACTTTAACGAGCATAATGTCAAAACTTCTGTTAGGAGAAGCAATTAACTTTGGACTAAGCAGTTCGCTAAGTCAGCCCAAGAGATAAATTCACTCAGTGTCTTTGTTATGTACAAACGCTATGTTAACGTGATATATTAATTACAATCTTGCTGTTTTTTCTCAAATCTGCCTTTTGTTTTCAGCTCATTCTATTACCCCTACAATGTGTATGGATACCCGGAATACACTATCCCAGTGGTCAACCCTCTGATCCGGGAATGTG encodes:
- the LOC111836970 gene encoding uncharacterized protein, which gives rise to MDRSEKDSGPSAGMTGNKDAWEPGAKCRKMSTTASDLGQGASSKGKMKKSQLKGKGSVKKQNDGRDCGGGKYSASLSTSAVGWGDIDSPRITTERPGTSKSSAARGVISVSCQTGKAGFSNVISESRMYGELPDLSSLISSNVTRQPITGVTDAHDDPLTVETAGDITICLSRVPLRPLSISPKIKTEAGPAILVKAEADCRDLNHTIPPSEGGFSEMSWSKDRNEKIKKPMNAFMVWARNHRRELAKDNPNANNTEVSVLLGLKWSKMSKEEKMPFYEEAWKIKQQYRQEVPDLTYQARPGERNIYFPGKTSSTASSNSQDPKDPSVACGSGSACYSPFPTASTSKSSTAENSFTKGHRGSGANPRGYGYEAGTTPGHSRNFVLQDSKNAQTSKSATVLFYSGDLPSTFRTKQPAQTEASGYMDISGALSFSQVAGQTTHEQVHKKANSQPLSSPSLQLYRDLSYISMQPSSRGLQWPSLYKINPHIYPIMPHSSKIISPAGLLFPPPLFMAAPQFYAGGSFYYPYNVYGYPEYTIPVVNPLIRECAESNEASNSQGVPTTGFLHLAPLNVNESVMGSDVNSSSPDDSLQVINVTDDDTEVEFTVL